ATCCGAACGCTGTGGAGCCAACCTGTAGTCGCCCGAGCCACGCCCTAGCAGGACCCCGGATCCGTTCCGGATGTCAGGATCAGTACCCAGAATGAGGAGCGATAGGCCCGAGGAAGCTCAGCCACCCACCTCCCTCCATACCGGAGGCACGAGAGCCCGCGCCATGCCCAACCACCCCACCCTCCAGCTCCTCCTCGCCGAGCGCACGCTCGACCTCGAGCCCGCGCCGCTGTTGCACACGCCGCCTCGGACGCTGAGCACGCCACGCGAGCGGCTGCGCGACCGCATCGAGGGCATGCTGCTCGGCCTCGCCATCGGCGACGCGCTGGGCAACACCACCGAGGGGCAGGCGCCACGGCTGCGCCGCGAGGCCCACGGCGGCGTCATCCGCGACTACCTGCCCAATCCCCGCGCAGGCGGCCGGGCCGTCGGGCTCCCGTCCGACGACACACAGCTCGCGTTCTGGACGCTGCGCCGCCTGCTCGAGGACGGGCGCGTCGAACCCGATGCGCTGCTGCGCGAGTTCGCGAGCCGACCCATCTTCGGCATCGGGCAAACCGTGCGCGAAGCGCTGAGGCGCTACCGGAGCGGCACGCCGTGGTACGAGACTGGTGTACCCTCGGCCGGCAACGGCGCGCTCATGCGGATCGCACCTGTTCTGATCCCGCATGTCGCGAGCCCCTCATCCGAGCTGTGGGCCGATGCCGCGCTCGCGGCCATGATCACCCACAACGACCGCGGCTCCACCGCGACATGCATCGCCTTCATCGCCCTGCTCTGGGAGCTGCTCGATCGCGACGACGTGCCCGCGCCCGGGTGGTGGCTGGACACCTTCGTCGCCATCGCCCGTGAGCTGGAGGGCGATACGACCAGCTACACGCCGCGCACGCTGCGCTTCGAGTACCAG
The sequence above is drawn from the bacterium genome and encodes:
- a CDS encoding ADP-ribosylglycohydrolase — translated: MPNHPTLQLLLAERTLDLEPAPLLHTPPRTLSTPRERLRDRIEGMLLGLAIGDALGNTTEGQAPRLRREAHGGVIRDYLPNPRAGGRAVGLPSDDTQLAFWTLRRLLEDGRVEPDALLREFASRPIFGIGQTVREALRRYRSGTPWYETGVPSAGNGALMRIAPVLIPHVASPSSELWADAALAAMITHNDRGSTATCIAFIALLWELLDRDDVPAPGWWLDTFVAIARELEGDTTSYTPRTLRFEYQGPIWRFAAERVREALAEELDAIDAGDAWLSGAYLLETVPCVLYILCRYGHDPEEAILRAVNDTWDNDTAAAIVGAAVGALHGRRALPQRWIAGLLGRTAADDDGEVFRLAEAAVERWVG